In Flavobacterium hankyongi, the genomic window AAATCCAAAAGAACAGAAATAAGCAATTCTATAAATACACTAGATGAAAAAGAGAAAAAACTACATGAATCACTAGCTCTCTTAAACGCAAAAATTGAAGTAAATACAAACAAAGAAGAAAAAATTTCAACTGGTAAATTAGTCTTACAAGTCATGAATACAGTCGCAGGTAACATGTCACTAGATATTTCTTACTTAACACAAAGTGCTAGCTGGTCTCCTTTTTATGATTTAAGAGCAGATAGCGTTAGAGAACCAATTAATATGATGTATAAGGCTCAAGTCGTTCAAAATACGGGCATAGATTGGAAAAAAGTAAAACTGACATTGTCTTCTGGAAATCCAACTCAAAACAATCAAGCACCAATTTTGAATTCATGGTTTTTACGTTATGGATACACTAATTATGGAGATCAAAATAATGGTGTAATAAATCAACTTCAAGGAAAGGTTTCAGGTTTACAAATAGATAAAAAAGTAGAAGAAAAAATTGTTTTACGCGGTGCTCGTTCAGTAACTAGTGACAAAAAAGCTTTAGTTATTATTGATGGTCAAATTTCATCTGAAGAAGAGCTTAAACAACTATCCTCTGAAAATATTTTAAACACAAATGTTTTAAAAGGACCACAAGGAAATGCTTTATATGGCTCAGATGGAGCTAATGGTGTAATTGTTGTAAATACGAAAAAAATGAATGATTATACAAACATTTTAGAAAACCAACTTAATATCTCTTTCGATATTGACATCCCATACGACATTTTATCTAATGGAAAAATTCATAGTGTGGCTTTAAAAGAAATTAAAATCCCAGCCACTTATAAATACTATGCCGCTCCAAGAATTGAAAAAGAAGGCTTCTTACTAGCTGAAATCTCAGATTATGGCAAATATAATTTATTAAAAGGTGAAGCAAACATTATTTTTGAAGGTATGTATGTGGGCAAAACATTTATTAATGCCAATCAAACCTCGGACACTTTACACCTAAGTATGGGAAGAGATAAAAAAGTATCTATAAAACGTGAAAAAGTCACAGATAAATCAGGCACAAAATTCCTATCCTCCAAAAAAGAACAAACATTTACATACGACATCACAATTCGCAACAATAAAAAAGAGACCATAGATTTGTTACTGAAAGATCAATATCCTCTCTCTATGGACAAAGATGTTGAAATTGAATTGTTGTCTAAAGATGGAGCCAAAGTAAATTCAGAAACAGGAGTTCTTACATGGAATATAAATCTTAAACCTAATGAAACAAAAAAACTACGAATTAGTTACACAGTAAAATATCCTAAAGAAAAAGTAATTGAAAATCTATAAAAATTGATCCTGATAAGTTTTGTCAGGATTTTTTTATAAATTTATGACAATCAAATCATTACACCATGAAATTAAACCTATTAATTATCGCTTTGGTTTTTATTCAATTTGAAGGAAAATCTCAAACAGGAACAATTGCTCTCCAAAATTTTGCTTCGGGTTTTGCCTCTCCAGTAGATATAGCAAATTGTGGTGACAACAGATTATTTATAGTTGAACAAGATGGATTAATCAGAATTTTAAATAATAACGGAACAGTCAATTCAACTCCTTTTCTAAATATTACAACACTAACCAATGAAAGTGGGGAACAAGGGCTTTTAGGCATGGCTTTTCATCCCAATTATAGTAGTAACGGCTTTTTTTACATCAATTACACCAATAATAGTGGCAATACAGTGATTGCACGTTATTCTGTTAACCCAAGTAATCCTGATCTTGCCAACACAACCGGAACAATTTTACTTACTATCACTCAACCTTATTCTAATCATAATGGAGGTACTTTAAAATTCGGTCCTGATGGTTACTTATATATTGGCATGGGTGATGGTGGAAGTGGTGGAGATCCAGGAAATAGAGCTCAAAACATTAATGAGTTATTGGGTAAAATGCTTCGGATAGATGTAAATTCAGGTACTCCTTATAGTATTCCTTCCAATAATCCTTATGTTGGTGTTGCAGGTTTAGATGAAATTTGGGCCATTGGATTACGAAATCCTTGGAAGTTTTCATTTGACAGACTAACAGGCGATTTATGGGTTGCTGATGTTGGACAAAATCAATACGAGGAAGTTAACAGAGCAACTTCAACAGAAAGCGGACTAAATTATGGATGGCGCTGTTATGAAGGGAACACAGCTTATAATACTACTGGTTGTGCAGCACAATCCACCATGAAATCTCCTTTATTTATAACCACTCACAGTAACGGATTTTGCTCTATTACTGGCGGTTATGTGTATCGAGGAACGCAGTATCCAAACTTTCAAGGCAAGTATTTGTTTTCAGATTATTGTAAAGCACAAATTGGTATAAGTGATAGCCTAGGAAATGTGATTTTTTCGCAAACATTTAGTGGCAACAATTTTGTGAGTTTTGGTGAAGATGCAAATGGAGAATTATATGTCTCATCAATTAGTAATGGTACCGTTTATAAAATTATAGACAGTTCTTTAGAACTTAGTGAGCATTCTAAAAATGAAGTATTAATATATCCTAATCCATCAAAAAATGAAGTGTATATCAAAAATACAAATTTAGGCAACCCTATTACAAAAGTTGAAATTTGCGATATAAACGGAAAAACAATTCTAACTGAAAACAACCATACCAATTCTATCGATTATGTAAAAACACAATCACTGCAATCTGGATTTTATGTTATGAAAATCACTAATAATCTAGGATTACATTCTATTCACAAACTGATTAAAGACTAATTAAGGGGCAGGATTAGGAATCGCTTCCTGTAATATCTCAATTTGTTTCAATACATCATCTGTTAGTCGAACGTCAAAAGCATTGATATTTTCTTCCAATTGGTCAAGATTTGTTGCGCCAATAATTGTTGAAGTCACAAAACTTTGGTGGTGTACAAAAGCCAAAGATAATTCTGTTAAAGTCAATCCTAAACTATGTGCTAATTCTTGATACATTTTTGTGACTTTATAGCAATTTTCATTGGTATAACGTACAAAGTTCGGAAATGTTCCCATTCTAGAATTAGTTGGTGTTCCGTTTAAATACTTACCAGTCAAGAACCCGAAAGCTAGTGGTGAATATGCTAACAATCCAACGTTTTCACGCATACATATTTCAGACAAACCTACTTCGAACAATCTATTTAATAACGAAAATGGATTTTGAATCGTAGCAATTCTTGGTAAATTATGTTTTTCCGCTTCGTTTAAAAACTTCATTACTCCCCAAGGGTTTTCATTTGAAACTCCGATATGTTTTATTTTGCCTTCTTTAATTAATCCATCAAAAGTTGTAAGCACATCAAGAATATTATCCTGCCATTGGCTATCAATTTCAGTAACACCACGCTTACCAAACATATTCATTACACGTTCTGGCCAATGCATTTGATACAAATCGATATAATCTGTCTGAAGGTTTTTCAAACTCAGCTCAACCGCTTCATGAATACTTTTTTTAGAAAAATCTAATGGCTTCCTAATATAACTCATTCCTCTGTTTGGCCCAGCAATTTTTGTTGCTAAAACTACTTTATCACGTTTTCCCGATTTTTTAAACCATGAGCCAATATGTCTTTCGGTACTTCCAAAAATATGTTCATTCCCTCCTATTGGATACATTTCGGCTGTATCAAAAAAATTAATTCCTCTCCCAAAGGCATAATCCATTTGAGCATGAGCTTCGGCTTCTGAGTTTTGATTTCCAAAAGTCATAGTTCCTAAACAAATTTCGCTTACTTCAAGATTGGTGTTGGGAAGGATTATATTTTTCATTAGGTAATTTTTTAACTATTGCAAATTTACAAGTTTCGTTTAATAAAAAAGTCCAGAATTAACTGGACTTTTTATTGTTTAACCTATTTTTTAGATTTCGTTTAACGCTTTAGCTAATTCATCTAATTTAGGAGTTAATATTATTTCAATACGACGGTTTTTTGCCTTACCATTAGCATTATCATTAGAAACTAACGGAGAATACTCACTACGTCCAGCAGCAGTTAAATTTGCTTTATTAACCTTTGGATTAGAAGCTAAAATATTCACTATAGCTGTAGCTCTCTTAGTTGATAAATCCCAGTTATTTTCTACACCACCTGTTAACGTCCCTGTAATTTTATCATTATCTGTATGACCTTCAATTAGCACAGCAATATCAGGATTATCACCTAAAACTTTACCTACTAAATCAACAGCCTTTTTACCTTCAGCACCTACAGTCCAACTTCCAGATTCGAAAAGTAATTTATTTTCCATAGAAACATAAACTTTACCGTCTTTTTGGTGTACAACCAGTCCTTTTCCTTCAAATGCTTTTAACGATTTTGCTAACGTTTCACGAAGTTTTTTCATTGAAGCTTCTTTCGCAGCAATTAAGTTCTCTAATTCCGCAACTCTGTCTGAACGATCTTTGAAATCTCTTCCTAGCTTATCCAAGCGTGCTTTTTCATCTGCCAATGCTTTTTCTTTAGCCTCTAGTTGAGCAAGCAATTCACGGTTTTTATCCATATTTGCTTTTAATGCCTCATCACTGTTCTTTTCTAAAGCGTTGTATGAATTTTGAAGCGTTTGAAGATTATTGCTTGTCGCAGCATAATCGGCAGCTAACTTATCACGCTCGCCTTTTAATTTTTCTAATTCCGATTTTAAATTTGCATTATCTAAATCAGATTGACTTTTTCCTGATTTTAATAATTCATTTTCATCTGCCAAGGCATTTCTTTCCTTTTTTAAATCGGCGAATTTATTCTCTAAATCTGTATAGATTTTTTTAGAAACACATGAGGTGCTTAATGCTAACACTAATAATCCTGCGGAAATTTTTTTTATCATAATCTAATGTTTATTTCTTTTTAAAATCAAAAATTTTGTACCCAAATACTGCCGAAATTACACCAAATTTAGCGCTATCTCCTCCTAAGTTAGTTGGAATTATACTTGATTTAGAATATCTTACTTCAAAATCAGCTTTTTTATAAGAAAATCCTAATCCTCCTGTAAAACTGATATAATTTTCTAAACTATATTCATTCATATAACTACCACTAACGGAACCATATTGCAAATCACCAGAGAGCTGTCTAAAGAACAACCCTGCATCTACAAAAAGCTTTGAGTCTTTATTTAAAAACATATAATACTTAACTCCTAATAAGTGATCTATGGTGGTTATATTTGCATTATACCGATAATCTGAACCATACAGTTTTTTTATCATTTCTGATTTGTATTTTTGATAAGTTGGTTCATAAAAAACAGACCATTTATTTTTATTAAATCCTAAATTGATCTCAAATTCAACACCTATTTTAGGGCCTATTTTATTTCCAAATTCAACATTCTTTAATACATTATAATTAGACGCTAATGTCAAATTTGAAAAATTAGCTCCAGCTTTAACTTTTAACCAAAAACTACCTTTTGAATTTTGAACTTGTGAACTTGTCTCTACAATACTTTTGTTACCATCACAATTATTAATCATTAAAAAATACTTAATTAATTCTGAGGTTTTATACTTCATTTTGGAAAGAGTCTTATATTCAGTTTGAGAACATTTCACGTTATTCCACAACTGCTGTCTGAAAGTATTATTTTCTATAACAGTAGTACTATTTGGTTGAGTATATTCTTTATAAACTAATTGTTCAATTGCTGAATTTTTAAAAGAATAGAAGAATTTTTTATTTGTTCCATCAGTAAACTCATACAGCTTAGCATCTCCATCAACAATCAATTTTAAAAAAATTACTTTTTTTGACCATTCTGGATTTTTATTGTAAGATAATCTTCTCCAATCAACAGATGAAGTGTCTATCATTACTTCAACTCTTTCATATTTAGAAAAATTATCAATAACAAATTCTTTAATGTCACGGATTGATTTAGTATTTTCTACATCATTATCATTTTTTTTAAATAAAAATTTAGTTGGATTATTCATCCAGTCCTCGTCTTTAATCAATCCTTCTATTTTTTGACCTGAATTATCTATGTAATATCCCTTTTCAAAATTGATTTGAGCGAAAAGAACATTTGTTAATAGTAATAATAGGTACGTAATTTTCTTCATTTATATTTATTCAATCTCTACTAAAATTGGACAATGGTCTGAATGTTTGGCTTCAGGTAAGATAATAGCTCTTTTCATTCTGCTTTTCATTGGTTCCGAAACCAAATTATAATCAATTCTCCAACCTTTATTATTTTCTCTTGCATTGGCGCGATACGACCACCAACTATAATTATGAGGTTCTTTATTAAAATGTCTAAAACTATCTACAAATCCTGATTTCATGAATGCGTCTAACCAAGCTCTTTCTTCAGGTAAAAATCCTGAGATTTTAGCATTACGAACAGGGTCATGAATATCTATAGCCTCGTGACAAATATTGTAATCACCTGCAATAATTAGATTTGGAATTTCTTTTTTCAGATTATTAATGTATTCCTGAAAATCATCCATGTATTTGAACTTATGATCCAATCTGTCAATGTTAGTTCCAGATGGTAAATACAAACTCATTACCGAAAAATCCTCAAAATCGGCACGAACATTACGCCCTTCAAAATCCATATGTGGTATACCTGTACCGAAAACTACTTGCTTAGGCTCAATTTTAGATAAAATGGCCACGCCACTGTATCCTTTTTTTTGAGCGGGAAAATAATACTGATAAGGGTAACCTGCCATCTGAATTTCCATAACAGGAATTTGATCTTGAGTTGCCTTTATTTCCTGTAAACAAATTACATCTGGATCTGCGGCTTTTAACCAATCTAGAAATCCTTTAGTTATAGCGGCACGGATTCCGTTCACATTGTAGGAAATAATCTTCATTTAAGTACTTATTTTTCCAAAAGTATTGAAAAAACAATCAAATAAAAACAACATTTTTAATTAAGTTGTAAGTTGTTTAAAATCAATCCTTTTGGTCTTACACCAAAATAAAAATGGAATACTTATAAAACGATTATAGAAGTTACTTCATTTTTGTATCTTTGTTTTTCGCATAAAATCAAAAAATTAATGGGTTTAGTTACCGCTAAAGAAGTTGCAAAAGCAATAAAGACAGATAAATATGGAGTTCTTGGAACTTTTTCTGGCTGGTTGCTGATGAAAGTACTTCAAATTTCTACTCTTAATAAAATTTACAACAGAAACAAACATTTACAAGATGTTGAGTTTTTGAATGCTATATTAGATGAATTTCAAATCAAATTTGAGATTCCTGAAGAAGACTTAAAAAGATTACCAAAAGAAGGTCCTTATATTACAATTTCAAATCATCCTCTTGGAGGAATTGACGGTATTTTACTTTTAAAATTAATGCTTGAAAGAGAGCCTAATTTCAAAATTATTGCCAATTTCCTTCTGCATAGAATTGAACCGTTAAAACCCTACATTATGCCTGTAAATCCTTTTGAAACTCATAAGGATGCAAAATCAAGCGTGATAGGATTAAAAGAAACTTTTCGCCATTTAAGTGATGGCAAACCATTAGGAATGTTTCCAGCTGGAGAAGTTTCTACTTATAAAGATGGTAAACTTGTAGTGGATAGAGAATGGGAAGAGGGTGCTATCAAAGTAATACGAAAAGCACAAGTTCCGGTAATACCAATTTATTTCCATGCCAAAAACAGCAAGTTTTTTTACATGTTATCAAAATTAGGGGATACATTAAGAACTGCTAAACTTCCATCAGAGTTACTAACTCAAAAAGACCGTATTATTAAAGTAAGAATTGGAAAACCAATTTCTGTTGCAGAACAAAACGAGTACGAAACTCTTGAGTCGTATTCAGAATTTTTACGCAAAAAAACATATATGCTTGCAAATCCTTTCGAAAAGGAATCGAAGCTAATAAATACACCTAGTTTAAAAATTCCAAAACCTGTAAAAGAAATTGTAGGAAGTGCCAATCACGAAAAAATGATTGCTGAAGTTGAAAAGCTTCGTCAAATGGATACCCGTCTTTTACAAAGTAAAAATTACGAAGTCTTTTTAGTAAAAGCTCAAGAGATACCTAATATATTACATGAAATTGGTCGTTTAAGAGAGGTTACTTTTAGAGAAGTAGGAGAAGGGACAAATGAATCTATTGATATTGATAAATTTGATCAATACTATGACCATATGTTTTTGTGGGATGATGAAGCAAAACAAATTGCTGGTGCTTACCGCATGGGATTAGGTTCTCAAATTTTTGCAAAATATGGTATTGATGGATTTTATCTTCAAGACTTATTTAGGTTCGAACCAGAACTTTATGATATGATGAGCAAGTCTATCGAAATGGGACGTGCATTCATTGTTAAAGATTACCAACAAAAACCAATGCCTTTATTCCTATTATGGAAAGGTATTGTTCACACTACTTTACGTTACCCTGAGCACAAGTTCTTAATTGGCGGTGTAAGCATTAGTAATCAGTTTTCTGATTTCTCAAAATCTTTGATGATTGAGTTTATGAAATCCAATTATTATGATCCTTACGTTGCTCAATACGTTCATCCTAAAAAAGAATTTAAAGTAAAATTAAAAGATGCCGATAAGGATTTCATCTTTAATGAAACTGAAGCCGATTTAAACAAGTTCGACAAAATAATTGACGAAATAGAACCAGGAAATTTACGTCTACCTGTTTTGATTAAAAAATACATCAAACAGAATGCACGCGTAATTGCTTTTAATGTTGATCCAATGTTCAACAATGCTGTTGATGGCTTAATGTATATTAGAATTGCTGATTTACCTGAAAGTACCGTTAAACCTGTAATGGAAGAATTTCAGGCTGAACTGGAAAGAAAATTATCTGAAAAAGGAGAATAAAACAATAATAAAAAAGGCTGAAATTAATTTCAGCCTTTTTGTTTTATAAATCTTTATTTGCTTTTTTAAAAGCCTTCCATTCAGTCTGTAATAAAACTGTTTTATATTTTTGCTTTTTACCTTTTATAAACTCAAGAACATACTTCGCTCTTTCTTCTGCTTCAGGATGAGTACTTACCCATGCTAATGCCTCAGAAAAAGAACTATCAATCGACATTTCATATAAAAAGTCTGCAAATGGAGCTGGGTTTACTTTAGAATTTAGCATATATTCAACACTAGTAATGTCAGCTTCTCTTTCTAAGGATCTATCATATGCCGATGAAGATAGACTATGAAAAATTTCTTTGATAACTTCGGTACTTCCGCTACCACCAGTTAATGATAGAAGTACTGAAAAACCAATTTCTTTAGAAAGCTTTTTCATCACATGTCTATTTTCAATATGAGCAATTTCATGCCCAAGAACTCCTATTAGTGCGGATTCATTTTTAGAAGCATCTATTAAACCTGTGTAAACTACCAAATGATTTCCTGGCAAAGCAAAAGCATTTACTTCATTGTTTTTTATTACATGAACTTTCAAACTATCTTGATTTATTCCGTTATCGTCACAAATTGGCTTTATAAGCTTATCAATAGTTTTAGTTACTGTATCATTTACAATAATTTCTTCTGTAGATTTTATTTCATCCCAAATAAGATTTCCTATATTTGTTTCAGTCGTGCTTTTGGCTTCTTTAATTCCAAATATTGAAACAAAATCTATTTGTGCCAATAATAACCAAACCGCAAAGAAAAGTGCAATGATACTTAAACCTTTAAATAGTATTTTCATTTTTAATAGGGTAAGTTAAATTAGTAATATCACCTACAAAGTACATTTCGATATGCTGACCTTTTCTTGTTTGTGTAGCTAAATATAGTGTAGCAAAAAACTCAAATAAATTAAACAATACAATCGTAATCATATAAGCAATGTAATAATTGGTTGCTTGAGCTCCTTTAAAAATCACCGAAATGGTCCACCAAAACCCAACAGTATTAAAAAAGAACATACTAAGTTGAGCAAATAACGCTTGAGTACAATGCCATTTTACAAAGGGTGTACTTTTTTTATTTCCTAAATAAAAAAGTACTGAAGCAAGCAGGTTCATAATAGGTAATGGCAAACCACCTAAAACTGCTACCAGCGACATTAAGTAGCTGCTAGATGCCCTTTCGAGTTCACTTTCTGCTGGTTTATAACCAAAAAACAAATGTGCATTCATAGTTGTTTGTAAATATTCCAAATCCAATTTAAAAGAACAAGAAATACAAGAAAAATAGCGATTTTTTTTGTTCTAATAATTGATTCGGCTTTTAAATAAAAAGTATAAAAAGTTTCCTTTTTTGATAGATAATCATAAATAATCCAAAAAGGTACACCAAACATAATTAAAGCTACAATTATGCCAAATGGATTTATAAGTAAGGAAGAAATAATATTCCCTTGTATAATTTCCTGAATTGCTCTTGTAACCCCACAAGAAGGACAAGGAATAGTGGTTATTCTTTTAAAAAGACAAGCTGTTAAATCAATATTTGATGAAGAGTGAGCAAAGAACTCAAAAAAGAACAACCAACTACATCCTAAAAAACAAGCTGTTAAAACAAGATTGTATAGCTTGTTTTTTTTCATTTTACATTAATGCATTGAAGAATTTCTCTACATTTTTTTCTTTAGTTGCACCTTGGATTAAGAACCAGTCAACAATAGCCCAAATACCAAGACCTCCACAAGTTAGCAACTTCCCTACTCCCATACCAGTATCTCCAATATAAAAACGATCGATACCATAAGCACCTGCGAAAATTGAAATTAATAAAGCTGTAGTTGGATCTTTGTACTGTGTAAACTGAAGTCTATTCCATTGATCTTCGTCAAGTGATAAAAGTTTTTCTCTAATTGCATTTAATTGATGTTCCTCAAAGTACTTGTTATTCATCAATAAATACATGTCAACCTTTTGTGCGTCCATTTTTTATTTTGTTTTTGGTTAATTCCTACTCTATTATGGATTTTCGGCAACTCCAATTAAATTATTTGAAAAAATAAATACTAGATTTATATCTTTACTCTATTGATACGTACAATATATAAAAAAGTTACATAAGTTAATTCTTTCTTTTTCTTTTAAAAAATATGGTTAACGAAAATAACAATAAAACACATTCTACTGTAAAGAAAAAGAAATGATTAAAACTTTGTGCAATATAACTACAGGCCATACCAAAAGCGATTAAACCAATTGAAATGAGCAATCCTTTCAACCTAGATCAATTCTCTCCTTTTTT contains:
- a CDS encoding PQQ-dependent sugar dehydrogenase, coding for MKLNLLIIALVFIQFEGKSQTGTIALQNFASGFASPVDIANCGDNRLFIVEQDGLIRILNNNGTVNSTPFLNITTLTNESGEQGLLGMAFHPNYSSNGFFYINYTNNSGNTVIARYSVNPSNPDLANTTGTILLTITQPYSNHNGGTLKFGPDGYLYIGMGDGGSGGDPGNRAQNINELLGKMLRIDVNSGTPYSIPSNNPYVGVAGLDEIWAIGLRNPWKFSFDRLTGDLWVADVGQNQYEEVNRATSTESGLNYGWRCYEGNTAYNTTGCAAQSTMKSPLFITTHSNGFCSITGGYVYRGTQYPNFQGKYLFSDYCKAQIGISDSLGNVIFSQTFSGNNFVSFGEDANGELYVSSISNGTVYKIIDSSLELSEHSKNEVLIYPNPSKNEVYIKNTNLGNPITKVEICDINGKTILTENNHTNSIDYVKTQSLQSGFYVMKITNNLGLHSIHKLIKD
- a CDS encoding DUF2752 domain-containing protein, which translates into the protein MKKNKLYNLVLTACFLGCSWLFFFEFFAHSSSNIDLTACLFKRITTIPCPSCGVTRAIQEIIQGNIISSLLINPFGIIVALIMFGVPFWIIYDYLSKKETFYTFYLKAESIIRTKKIAIFLVFLVLLNWIWNIYKQL
- a CDS encoding M48 family metallopeptidase — encoded protein: MKILFKGLSIIALFFAVWLLLAQIDFVSIFGIKEAKSTTETNIGNLIWDEIKSTEEIIVNDTVTKTIDKLIKPICDDNGINQDSLKVHVIKNNEVNAFALPGNHLVVYTGLIDASKNESALIGVLGHEIAHIENRHVMKKLSKEIGFSVLLSLTGGSGSTEVIKEIFHSLSSSAYDRSLEREADITSVEYMLNSKVNPAPFADFLYEMSIDSSFSEALAWVSTHPEAEERAKYVLEFIKGKKQKYKTVLLQTEWKAFKKANKDL
- a CDS encoding lysophospholipid acyltransferase family protein; this translates as MGLVTAKEVAKAIKTDKYGVLGTFSGWLLMKVLQISTLNKIYNRNKHLQDVEFLNAILDEFQIKFEIPEEDLKRLPKEGPYITISNHPLGGIDGILLLKLMLEREPNFKIIANFLLHRIEPLKPYIMPVNPFETHKDAKSSVIGLKETFRHLSDGKPLGMFPAGEVSTYKDGKLVVDREWEEGAIKVIRKAQVPVIPIYFHAKNSKFFYMLSKLGDTLRTAKLPSELLTQKDRIIKVRIGKPISVAEQNEYETLESYSEFLRKKTYMLANPFEKESKLINTPSLKIPKPVKEIVGSANHEKMIAEVEKLRQMDTRLLQSKNYEVFLVKAQEIPNILHEIGRLREVTFREVGEGTNESIDIDKFDQYYDHMFLWDDEAKQIAGAYRMGLGSQIFAKYGIDGFYLQDLFRFEPELYDMMSKSIEMGRAFIVKDYQQKPMPLFLLWKGIVHTTLRYPEHKFLIGGVSISNQFSDFSKSLMIEFMKSNYYDPYVAQYVHPKKEFKVKLKDADKDFIFNETEADLNKFDKIIDEIEPGNLRLPVLIKKYIKQNARVIAFNVDPMFNNAVDGLMYIRIADLPESTVKPVMEEFQAELERKLSEKGE
- a CDS encoding DUF4870 domain-containing protein, yielding MNAHLFFGYKPAESELERASSSYLMSLVAVLGGLPLPIMNLLASVLFYLGNKKSTPFVKWHCTQALFAQLSMFFFNTVGFWWTISVIFKGAQATNYYIAYMITIVLFNLFEFFATLYLATQTRKGQHIEMYFVGDITNLTYPIKNENTI
- a CDS encoding OmpA family protein, producing MIKKISAGLLVLALSTSCVSKKIYTDLENKFADLKKERNALADENELLKSGKSQSDLDNANLKSELEKLKGERDKLAADYAATSNNLQTLQNSYNALEKNSDEALKANMDKNRELLAQLEAKEKALADEKARLDKLGRDFKDRSDRVAELENLIAAKEASMKKLRETLAKSLKAFEGKGLVVHQKDGKVYVSMENKLLFESGSWTVGAEGKKAVDLVGKVLGDNPDIAVLIEGHTDNDKITGTLTGGVENNWDLSTKRATAIVNILASNPKVNKANLTAAGRSEYSPLVSNDNANGKAKNRRIEIILTPKLDELAKALNEI
- a CDS encoding porin family protein; amino-acid sequence: MKKITYLLLLLTNVLFAQINFEKGYYIDNSGQKIEGLIKDEDWMNNPTKFLFKKNDNDVENTKSIRDIKEFVIDNFSKYERVEVMIDTSSVDWRRLSYNKNPEWSKKVIFLKLIVDGDAKLYEFTDGTNKKFFYSFKNSAIEQLVYKEYTQPNSTTVIENNTFRQQLWNNVKCSQTEYKTLSKMKYKTSELIKYFLMINNCDGNKSIVETSSQVQNSKGSFWLKVKAGANFSNLTLASNYNVLKNVEFGNKIGPKIGVEFEINLGFNKNKWSVFYEPTYQKYKSEMIKKLYGSDYRYNANITTIDHLLGVKYYMFLNKDSKLFVDAGLFFRQLSGDLQYGSVSGSYMNEYSLENYISFTGGLGFSYKKADFEVRYSKSSIIPTNLGGDSAKFGVISAVFGYKIFDFKKK
- a CDS encoding TM2 domain-containing protein, producing MDAQKVDMYLLMNNKYFEEHQLNAIREKLLSLDEDQWNRLQFTQYKDPTTALLISIFAGAYGIDRFYIGDTGMGVGKLLTCGGLGIWAIVDWFLIQGATKEKNVEKFFNALM
- a CDS encoding aldo/keto reductase, with product MKNIILPNTNLEVSEICLGTMTFGNQNSEAEAHAQMDYAFGRGINFFDTAEMYPIGGNEHIFGSTERHIGSWFKKSGKRDKVVLATKIAGPNRGMSYIRKPLDFSKKSIHEAVELSLKNLQTDYIDLYQMHWPERVMNMFGKRGVTEIDSQWQDNILDVLTTFDGLIKEGKIKHIGVSNENPWGVMKFLNEAEKHNLPRIATIQNPFSLLNRLFEVGLSEICMRENVGLLAYSPLAFGFLTGKYLNGTPTNSRMGTFPNFVRYTNENCYKVTKMYQELAHSLGLTLTELSLAFVHHQSFVTSTIIGATNLDQLEENINAFDVRLTDDVLKQIEILQEAIPNPAP
- a CDS encoding DUF4139 domain-containing protein gives rise to the protein MKKIFLLALFIVSTITFAQKPIFTQAKVKSATVYFNAAEITQNTSIILPNGTSEIVIKNVANHLNENSIQIGVPPNITILSVQFTNDYISEYAIDENSPTIKKVKDSIHLLQKEINRITNTKISEQKTIELLDKNQQVFGQNSGLSVLELTKMVDYYKSKRTEISNSINTLDEKEKKLHESLALLNAKIEVNTNKEEKISTGKLVLQVMNTVAGNMSLDISYLTQSASWSPFYDLRADSVREPINMMYKAQVVQNTGIDWKKVKLTLSSGNPTQNNQAPILNSWFLRYGYTNYGDQNNGVINQLQGKVSGLQIDKKVEEKIVLRGARSVTSDKKALVIIDGQISSEEELKQLSSENILNTNVLKGPQGNALYGSDGANGVIVVNTKKMNDYTNILENQLNISFDIDIPYDILSNGKIHSVALKEIKIPATYKYYAAPRIEKEGFLLAEISDYGKYNLLKGEANIIFEGMYVGKTFINANQTSDTLHLSMGRDKKVSIKREKVTDKSGTKFLSSKKEQTFTYDITIRNNKKETIDLLLKDQYPLSMDKDVEIELLSKDGAKVNSETGVLTWNINLKPNETKKLRISYTVKYPKEKVIENL
- a CDS encoding exodeoxyribonuclease III, whose translation is MKIISYNVNGIRAAITKGFLDWLKAADPDVICLQEIKATQDQIPVMEIQMAGYPYQYYFPAQKKGYSGVAILSKIEPKQVVFGTGIPHMDFEGRNVRADFEDFSVMSLYLPSGTNIDRLDHKFKYMDDFQEYINNLKKEIPNLIIAGDYNICHEAIDIHDPVRNAKISGFLPEERAWLDAFMKSGFVDSFRHFNKEPHNYSWWSYRANARENNKGWRIDYNLVSEPMKSRMKRAIILPEAKHSDHCPILVEIE